From Anopheles coluzzii chromosome 3, AcolN3, whole genome shotgun sequence, the proteins below share one genomic window:
- the LOC120958073 gene encoding malectin-A: MFKHRLGRIRIFSILALLFYAVKASTGSSAHNVIYAINAGGDEVTDSNGIHYSRDPLKGKVGTESDYGRQLLSINRVSKQDEILYQTERYHHDTFAYDLPVLGDGQYVLILKFCEVYFNGPNMKVFDVLLDHHLIISDLDIYSLVGKGTAHDELVFFSVSRGRLYLKDKQSEIRGSKLKLEFVKGYKDNPKINAILLIKDYDASLLPRLPPLANQHQTAGATNMDNSIEQLHPHSDFLSDDDGHMLEGGEDNIMDDFFSTSTEDTAKTSSKQRKTSGPKQPNPYSLDDSSIMLPVFIAIGAFIPLLFCLCRL; encoded by the coding sequence ATGTTCAAGCATCGGCTCGGTAGAATCAGGATATTCAGCATATTGGCATTATTATTTTACGCTGTTAAAGCGTCGACGGGGAGTAGTGCACACAATGTAATCTATGCGATCAATGCTGGCGGCGATGAAGTTACTGATTCGAATGGAATACACTATTCTCGTGATCCGCTGAAGGGGAAGGTTGGAACAGAGTCGGACTACGGAAGACAGCTACTATCAATCAATAGAGTCAGCAAGCAGGACGAAATTCTGTATCAAACTGAGCGCTATCATCACGATACCTTCGCCTACGACTTACCTGTCTTGGGTGATGGTCAGTACGTGCTCATACTTAAATTCTGCGAAGTGTATTTCAATGGCCCAAACATGAAGGTGTTCGATGTGCTTCTGGATCATCATCTAATCATATCGGACTTGGATATATATTCGCTGGTGGGCAAGGGTACGGCACACGATGAGCTTGTATTCTTTTCCGTATCTCGGGGCCGTTTGTATTTGAAAGACAAACAGTCGGAAATCCGGGGAAGTAAACTAAAGTTGGAGTTCGTCAAGGGTTACAAAGACAACCCGAAGATTAATGCAATTCTACTGATTAAGGATTACGATGCATCCCTTCTACCCCGTTTGCCGCCTCTGGCGAATCAACATCAAACAGCAGGAGCTACAAATATGGACAATAGCATCGAGCAACTCCATCCCCATTCAGATTTCCTATCTGACGATGATGGTCATATGCTGGAAGGAGGGGAGGATAACATAATGGACGACTTTTTTAGCACATCCACAGAGGATACAGCAAAAACCTCGTCAAAGCAGCGAAAAACAAGCGGTCCAAAGCAACCGAATCCGTATTCGCTGGACGATTCGTCCATAATGTTACCTGTGTTCATTGCTATCGGTGCTTTTATACCTTTGTTATTTTGCTTGTGTAGGCTGTGA
- the LOC120958074 gene encoding uncharacterized protein LOC120958074: MRWYTTLSMKTRCAKMIHFMVVVMVIIICDVKNASSATIQVSEKMNNERESLSESVTGIDNQPQPSLTAYDQRQSGKYNLRVHIKDVKIIAVNGDGLEDSLDDDTIYDYGDYDYDPAHLTVSPLPLFGIGSVSITSSKPPKLTTNSKPQSSTRASTVSTTIQSTTELNALPQEVSSVSLPSEQTVSTTAKTTTTFKPSHISSNAVLKPIQAPGQYDYQEIPVQVIVERKH, from the coding sequence ATGAGGTGGTATACGACGCTTAGCATGAAGACACGCTGTGCAAAAATGATACATTTTATGGTGGTCGTAATGGTGATAATTATCTGTGATGTAAAAAATGCATCGTCTGCCACAATTCAGGTATCCGAAAAGATGAACAATGAAAGGGAATCTTTATCTGAATCCGTAACTGGCATAGACAACCAACCACAGCCATCTCTAACGGCGTACGATCAGCGCCAAAGTGGGAAGTACAATCTACGTGTTCACATAAAGGATGTAAAAATAATAGCTGTAAATGGAGATGGATTGGAAGACAGTTTGGATGACGACACCATCTACGATTATGGTGATTATGATTACGATCCTGCTCATCTCACTGTAAGCCCTCTTCCCTTGTTTGGAATAGGATCGGTGTCTATAACCTCCAGCAAACCACCTAAATTGACGACAAATAGCAAACCGCAATCATCCACACGTGCTTCCACGGTATCTACTACCATTCAATCCACAACGGAATTGAATGCACTCCCCCAGGAAGTGTCCTCGGTGTCACTGCCGTCAGAACAAACTGTTTCGACAACTGCTAAGACTACAACAACATTTAAACCTTCCCACATTAGTAGTAATGCTGTGTTAAAACCAATCCAAGCACCTGGACAATATGACTATCAGGAAATACCAGTGCAAGTTATAGTTGAACGCAAACACTAA